The proteins below come from a single Treponema phagedenis genomic window:
- a CDS encoding IMP dehydrogenase: MAFYYTEPSHTFNEYLLIPRYSSKEHSPQNVSLRTPLVRMKNGEEPQFTLNIPLVSAIMQSVSNDKTAIALAKEGGLSFIFGSQAIEKQAEMVSAVKNYKAGFVESDSNILPRQTLQDILDLKIKTGHTTVAVTEDGSAHGKLLGVVTGRDYRPSRMDRSLLVSEFMTPISKLTVGKEGISLAEANDLIWEYKLNSLPIVNEKGELVAFVFRKDYESKKENPNELLDEKKRYIVGAGINTRDYKERVPALIEAGADILCIDSSDGFSEWQKETIQFVKKQYNGRVPVGAGNIVDKDGFDFLADAGADFIKVGIGGGSICITRETKGIGRGQATALIEVAKARNEYYERTGVYIPICSDGGIVYDHHITLALAMGADFCMLGRYFARFDESPTNKVLVNGTYMKEYWGEGSARARNWQRYDSGGDAKLAFEEGVDSYVPYAGPLHDNVQESMHKVKATMCNCGTLTIPELQKHAKLTLVSSASITEGGAHDVILKDIHANRT, translated from the coding sequence ATGGCGTTTTACTATACCGAACCATCCCATACGTTTAATGAGTATTTGCTTATCCCCCGCTATTCATCGAAAGAGCATAGCCCGCAGAATGTGTCGCTGCGAACTCCGCTGGTGCGCATGAAAAACGGGGAAGAGCCGCAGTTTACATTGAATATACCGCTTGTTTCGGCGATTATGCAGTCGGTTTCAAATGATAAAACCGCCATAGCGCTGGCAAAAGAGGGCGGGCTTTCGTTTATTTTCGGCTCACAGGCTATCGAAAAGCAGGCGGAGATGGTTTCTGCCGTAAAAAATTATAAGGCCGGTTTTGTGGAAAGCGATTCCAATATTTTGCCTCGTCAGACTTTGCAGGATATTTTGGATTTAAAGATAAAAACCGGACATACAACGGTTGCGGTTACCGAAGACGGAAGCGCACACGGCAAACTGCTCGGCGTGGTTACCGGCAGGGATTATCGCCCGAGCAGAATGGATAGAAGCTTGCTTGTTTCGGAGTTTATGACGCCGATTTCAAAATTGACGGTGGGCAAGGAAGGAATTTCGCTTGCGGAAGCAAATGATTTAATCTGGGAATATAAATTGAACTCCCTGCCGATTGTAAATGAGAAGGGCGAGCTGGTTGCCTTTGTATTCAGAAAGGATTATGAAAGCAAAAAAGAAAACCCGAATGAACTATTAGACGAGAAAAAACGATACATTGTCGGAGCGGGTATTAATACACGCGATTATAAAGAGCGGGTTCCGGCTCTTATCGAAGCGGGCGCCGATATTTTATGTATTGATTCTTCGGACGGGTTTAGCGAATGGCAGAAGGAAACCATTCAGTTTGTCAAAAAGCAGTATAACGGGCGGGTTCCGGTGGGAGCCGGCAATATTGTCGATAAAGACGGTTTTGATTTTCTTGCCGATGCGGGCGCTGATTTTATTAAAGTCGGCATAGGCGGCGGCTCAATTTGCATTACCCGCGAAACAAAGGGAATCGGGCGCGGTCAGGCAACGGCGCTTATTGAGGTTGCAAAGGCGCGCAATGAGTATTATGAACGTACCGGCGTATATATTCCTATTTGCTCGGACGGCGGCATTGTCTATGACCATCATATAACCCTTGCCCTTGCAATGGGGGCTGATTTTTGTATGCTCGGCAGGTATTTTGCCCGTTTTGACGAAAGCCCGACCAATAAGGTTTTGGTAAACGGCACCTACATGAAAGAATACTGGGGAGAAGGCTCTGCACGGGCGCGCAACTGGCAGCGCTATGACTCCGGCGGAGACGCAAAACTCGCTTTTGAAGAAGGCGTTGACTCCTACGTGCCCTATGCCGGCCCTCTGCACGATAATGTGCAGGAAAGCATGCACAAAGTAAAAGCAACTATGTGCAACTGCGGCACCTTAACAATCCCCGAACTTCAAAAACACGCCAAACTTACCCTTGTTTCCTCCGCAAGCATCACCGAAGGCGGCGCCCACGACGTTATCCTAAAAGATATTCATGCAAACAGAACGTAG
- a CDS encoding TetR/AcrR family transcriptional regulator, with protein sequence MCAKKRLPAEVRKKEIRDAAKKVFLQKGFSNTSMEDVIAEVGMSKGGVYRHYKSTAEMLHDLMTDGNHNRYNLIDDFLAKEKNISEPDVAIEVSLMKLLDKNDYKSLYAMFLMEAEKNPDLKKLKNKIFNEGKKEFLRVVTQRDLKELECFISDEWVAFTNAIIVATEILDVRKVFCNHKDFFKDIIRQYMEKSQNKNNF encoded by the coding sequence ATGTGTGCAAAAAAAAGATTGCCGGCAGAAGTTCGAAAAAAAGAAATTAGAGATGCGGCAAAAAAAGTGTTTTTACAAAAAGGTTTTAGCAATACTTCAATGGAAGATGTCATTGCCGAAGTGGGCATGAGTAAGGGCGGCGTGTATCGACATTATAAAAGTACCGCGGAAATGCTCCACGATTTGATGACGGACGGAAATCACAACCGCTATAATTTAATCGATGATTTTTTAGCTAAGGAAAAAAATATATCTGAGCCGGATGTTGCAATTGAAGTCTCTCTGATGAAGCTGCTTGATAAAAATGATTATAAATCCTTATATGCAATGTTTTTAATGGAAGCGGAAAAAAATCCCGACCTTAAAAAACTTAAAAATAAAATTTTTAACGAGGGGAAAAAAGAATTCCTTAGAGTTGTTACACAACGGGATCTAAAAGAACTCGAATGCTTTATAAGTGATGAGTGGGTTGCTTTCACAAATGCAATTATTGTTGCTACGGAGATTCTTGATGTTCGAAAAGTGTTTTGTAATCACAAAGATTTTTTCAAAGACATTATTCGACAATACATGGAAAAGTCGCAAAACAAAAATAATTTTTAA
- a CDS encoding ABC transporter ATP-binding protein, producing MNLIKRYVQKNKGKYIASIFFAVVGVIMDLAAYIILSKIIAALITGSTDAGFYGKNILYILLILVLKEIFAGTSTTISHTATFKSLKEIRKEIARKLFKMPLGDILNQSSGKLKNIIVDQVDHMETTLAHVIPEATANIVGPAILLIYMFILDWRLALLSLIPLIIGMLAIMSVMNESYKKNYKESVELGQNMNNAIVEYVGGVEVIKTFNQSETSYKKYSDAVYDNARFYYNWMKGCMMQVSIGRFISPMGLLTILPFGVFFYIRGTIALTALIQLIILSFGTVSGILKVMNFMDDLARVGTITGEIESILNARELSHSEESVSINNHTIEFTDVNFSYEKDKKVIDNLNLKINEGDVTAFVGPSGGGKSTIAKLIAGFWDTDAGEITIGGANLKEIPLSQLSDLISYVSQDNFLFDMSVLENIRIGNPNASDSEVKEIAKKSGCEKFILELENGYDTLVGEGGGHLSGGERQRISIARAMLKNAPIVILDEATSYIDPENESIMQEAIGNLVQNKTLIIIAHRLRTITDADKIFVIQGGHIESSGTHQELLEKSSLYSDMWNAAIKGDE from the coding sequence ATGAATTTAATTAAACGGTATGTACAAAAAAATAAGGGAAAGTACATAGCATCTATTTTTTTTGCGGTTGTAGGAGTTATAATGGATCTTGCTGCATATATTATTCTTTCAAAGATAATTGCAGCACTCATAACCGGAAGTACGGATGCAGGGTTTTACGGCAAAAATATTTTATATATTTTGCTTATTTTAGTGCTAAAAGAAATCTTTGCAGGGACATCCACCACTATTTCACACACTGCGACATTTAAGTCGCTAAAAGAAATACGCAAAGAAATTGCACGTAAACTATTTAAAATGCCACTTGGCGACATTTTAAATCAAAGTTCGGGTAAACTGAAAAACATTATTGTCGATCAGGTAGATCATATGGAAACAACACTTGCACATGTTATTCCCGAAGCAACGGCAAATATTGTCGGTCCGGCAATTCTTTTAATTTATATGTTCATTCTTGATTGGCGTCTTGCTCTTCTCTCTTTGATTCCTTTAATCATCGGCATGCTGGCTATCATGTCCGTTATGAATGAATCGTACAAAAAAAACTATAAGGAATCTGTTGAGCTCGGACAAAACATGAACAACGCTATTGTTGAATATGTCGGTGGGGTTGAAGTAATTAAGACATTTAATCAAAGCGAAACCTCATACAAAAAATACTCCGATGCCGTGTATGATAATGCGCGCTTTTATTACAATTGGATGAAAGGATGCATGATGCAAGTATCAATTGGGAGGTTTATTTCACCGATGGGTTTGTTAACGATTCTTCCGTTCGGTGTGTTTTTTTACATACGGGGGACAATTGCGCTTACCGCCCTTATTCAGCTTATTATTCTTTCGTTCGGGACTGTTTCGGGAATATTAAAAGTGATGAATTTTATGGACGATTTAGCCAGAGTCGGAACTATCACCGGTGAAATTGAAAGTATTTTAAACGCGCGCGAATTAAGTCATAGCGAGGAATCTGTCAGTATCAATAATCATACAATTGAATTTACAGATGTTAATTTTTCCTATGAAAAAGATAAAAAAGTTATTGACAATTTAAATTTAAAAATTAATGAAGGTGACGTTACGGCTTTTGTCGGGCCCTCAGGTGGAGGAAAATCTACTATTGCAAAATTGATTGCAGGTTTTTGGGATACGGATGCGGGAGAGATTACAATAGGCGGAGCAAACTTAAAAGAAATTCCGCTTTCGCAATTATCCGATCTTATTTCTTATGTATCACAAGATAACTTTCTTTTTGATATGTCGGTTCTGGAAAATATTAGAATCGGAAATCCGAATGCAAGCGACAGCGAGGTGAAAGAGATCGCAAAGAAATCCGGCTGCGAAAAGTTTATATTGGAACTTGAAAACGGATATGACACACTTGTTGGCGAAGGGGGCGGTCATTTGAGCGGCGGAGAGCGTCAGCGAATTTCGATTGCAAGGGCAATGCTTAAAAACGCTCCGATTGTTATTCTTGATGAGGCAACTTCCTATATTGATCCCGAAAATGAAAGCATTATGCAAGAAGCAATCGGGAATCTTGTACAAAATAAAACACTGATTATTATTGCCCATCGGTTAAGAACAATTACCGATGCTGATAAAATTTTTGTAATTCAAGGCGGACACATTGAATCGTCAGGTACACATCAGGAACTTTTGGAAAAATCTTCGCTGTATTCGGATATGTGGAATGCGGCAATAAAGGGGGATGAATAA
- a CDS encoding ABC transporter ATP-binding protein, which yields MLTIFKKIWNFSKQEQSNIKFSLFFGFLNAVFNALQFAAIYYMLIKILQNEIAVIDIGIVSAIMLTSAVGKVLTQNKSQLQQTHAGYFMAAHKRISIGEKLKKVPMGFFSDFSLGKITTLATTSLSQIEIWVPLLLVLVLGGILNTVVFVLSLFFLNVTITAAAVVGIIGFFIVTSLMERKSRRNAHHVQEVQTALTKEVLSTVQGMQVIKSYNLDGENNKELDDSFERTHVLLLKLEKLMIPFTVIQRIVIGLTITCMLYLAVTMYISGTLTLAKTIMSMIASFIIFEGLLAAGSSMAVLRIAENAIDSLDYVNTIPDMEEGKDEKEISNSNIEFKNVSFSYDKKKILDDVSCVIKENTMTALVGPSGSGKTTFSQLIARFWDVNAGKITIGGKDIREYTLPNLMSNISYVFQNVYLFNDTIENNIKFGSPDASREEVIAAAKKACCHDFITALPNQYETIVGEGGAALSGGEKQRISIARAMLKNAPIIIFDEATANVDPENEDKLQTAIEALTKNKTVIMIAHRLKTVRNANQIIVLNDGKIEELGTHNQLMQKEGTYKKFIEARQSASSWKI from the coding sequence ATGCTTACAATATTTAAAAAGATTTGGAATTTTTCTAAACAAGAACAAAGCAATATAAAATTTTCATTGTTTTTCGGGTTTTTAAATGCAGTTTTTAATGCACTGCAGTTTGCAGCCATTTATTATATGCTCATAAAAATACTTCAAAACGAAATAGCAGTAATTGATATCGGAATTGTTTCCGCAATAATGCTTACAAGTGCAGTCGGAAAAGTATTAACGCAAAATAAATCACAATTGCAGCAAACTCACGCGGGATATTTTATGGCTGCACATAAAAGAATCTCTATCGGTGAAAAACTAAAAAAAGTACCGATGGGTTTTTTTTCGGATTTCAGCTTAGGAAAAATTACGACACTTGCAACAACCAGTTTAAGCCAAATTGAAATATGGGTTCCATTGTTGCTCGTGCTTGTGCTCGGCGGCATATTAAATACAGTGGTTTTTGTGTTGTCTCTCTTTTTCCTTAATGTAACAATTACGGCAGCCGCCGTAGTCGGCATTATCGGATTTTTTATTGTAACTTCTTTAATGGAAAGAAAATCGCGTCGAAATGCACATCATGTTCAAGAAGTACAAACAGCTTTGACAAAGGAAGTTCTCTCTACAGTGCAGGGAATGCAGGTAATTAAATCATATAATCTCGATGGAGAAAATAATAAAGAACTTGACGATTCTTTTGAGCGAACTCACGTACTTTTATTGAAACTTGAAAAATTGATGATTCCGTTTACCGTCATTCAACGAATTGTTATAGGATTGACAATCACCTGTATGCTCTATTTGGCGGTAACAATGTATATCTCAGGCACGCTGACACTTGCAAAAACAATAATGTCAATGATTGCAAGTTTTATTATTTTTGAAGGTTTGCTTGCTGCGGGAAGCTCTATGGCAGTATTGAGAATTGCAGAAAATGCCATCGACTCTTTAGACTATGTCAATACTATTCCGGACATGGAAGAAGGCAAAGACGAAAAAGAAATTAGCAATAGCAATATAGAATTTAAAAATGTCTCTTTCAGCTATGATAAAAAGAAAATTCTCGATGATGTTTCTTGCGTAATTAAAGAAAATACAATGACTGCTCTTGTCGGACCTTCCGGCAGCGGAAAAACAACATTTAGTCAACTGATTGCGCGATTTTGGGATGTAAACGCAGGCAAAATAACTATCGGCGGAAAAGACATTCGCGAATATACGCTACCGAATTTAATGAGTAATATTTCATACGTTTTTCAAAATGTATATCTCTTTAATGACACGATTGAAAACAATATTAAATTCGGCTCTCCGGATGCGAGCCGTGAAGAAGTTATCGCCGCTGCCAAAAAAGCTTGCTGCCATGATTTTATTACAGCTCTTCCCAATCAATACGAAACGATTGTCGGTGAAGGCGGAGCAGCTTTATCCGGCGGAGAAAAACAAAGAATTTCCATCGCACGGGCAATGCTAAAAAATGCTCCGATCATTATTTTTGATGAAGCAACCGCAAACGTAGATCCTGAAAATGAGGATAAACTGCAAACAGCCATAGAAGCGCTTACAAAAAATAAAACGGTTATTATGATTGCACATAGACTAAAAACCGTCCGTAATGCAAATCAAATTATTGTTTTAAATGACGGAAAGATAGAAGAGCTTGGTACCCATAACCAACTAATGCAAAAAGAGGGAACTTATAAGAAATTTATTGAAGCAAGACAGAGCGCAAGCTCTTGGAAAATTTAA
- a CDS encoding cation-transporting P-type ATPase, translating into MKELSYFDLAKEPLEDLFAIFKSSKVGLSTETADERLEIYGENTTEKQKDDSLLKLIIKSFLTPFTLVLIVLSVISFITEYVLAPVGEKDALSALIILFLVILSGTVSLIQDKNQATPQKSLNQL; encoded by the coding sequence ATGAAAGAGTTATCGTATTTTGATTTGGCAAAAGAGCCACTTGAAGATTTATTTGCGATTTTTAAATCATCAAAAGTTGGTTTGTCAACAGAAACGGCGGACGAGCGCCTTGAAATTTACGGTGAAAACACAACGGAAAAACAAAAAGACGATTCGCTGTTAAAGTTAATTATAAAATCTTTTTTAACGCCTTTTACGCTTGTTCTCATAGTTCTTTCCGTAATTTCTTTTATAACGGAATATGTTTTAGCGCCGGTCGGAGAAAAAGACGCTTTAAGCGCTCTTATTATTTTGTTCCTTGTTATTTTAAGCGGAACAGTTTCTTTAATTCAAGATAAAAATCAAGCGACGCCGCAAAAAAGCTTGAATCAATTGTAG
- the mgtA gene encoding magnesium-translocating P-type ATPase, translating to MVEVTSDVCRDGKFSEIPTEFLVPGDVVRLAAGDMIPADMRLIQSKDLFVSQTSLTGESYPVEKRALATVEKIDQETSYETLCFTGSEVVSGSAIGLVVRTGMNTLFGSIAEELSRAPVKTSFDKGIENTSKLLIRFMLIMAPSVILINGITKGDWLQALLFGISVAVGLTPEMLPMIVTTNLVKGAIDMAKRGTIIRKLNAMQNFGAIDVLCTDKTGTLTQDKIVLEYHLGIDGKSNQRVLRHAYLNSYYQTGLRNLLDIAIVEAANEELDTASFKYEKVDEIPFDFQRRRMSVVVANREGKTQMIAKGAIEEMLSISSFVDHGNDVRPLTEEERQKVLATVDELNSQGLRVLGVAQKTNPPAVGKFSVKDESEMVLIGYLAFLDPPKETTSKALEALHEHHVDVKVLTGDNALVTKAVCEQVGIEYGEIIQGEQLLGCSEEELREIARTHNVFVKLNPGQKAALVRALRDGGHVVGFLGDGINDSPAMRAADVAISVDNAVDIAKESADVILLEKDLMVLEEGIVSGREVFGNIMKYIKATTSSNFGNIFALLLASICLPFLPMTPIQLLFLNLVYDISCMSIPWDKMDKEYLRQPKKWNASSIKDFMIWFGPTSSIFDITTFIILFFVLIPSALGGTYSSFTEAGQEHFESLFHTGWFIMSLWTQTLVLYALRTRKLPFVESRPSFIMATITLLGIFVGTLIPFTHIGSFLELTILPNTYWILLASTVAAYLVLVTIVKKIYTKRFGELL from the coding sequence ATTGTAGAAGTAACTTCGGACGTCTGCCGCGACGGTAAGTTTTCAGAAATCCCTACCGAGTTTTTAGTTCCCGGCGATGTAGTGCGTTTAGCAGCCGGCGACATGATCCCCGCGGATATGCGCCTTATTCAATCAAAGGACTTGTTCGTTTCTCAAACTTCGCTTACCGGCGAAAGTTATCCGGTGGAAAAACGCGCACTTGCAACGGTAGAAAAAATTGATCAGGAGACTTCATACGAAACGCTTTGCTTTACCGGAAGCGAAGTGGTAAGCGGCAGTGCAATCGGGCTTGTTGTACGCACCGGTATGAATACGCTTTTCGGTTCTATTGCGGAAGAATTATCGCGCGCACCTGTTAAAACAAGTTTTGATAAGGGAATCGAAAACACTTCTAAGTTGTTAATTCGTTTTATGCTCATTATGGCACCTTCTGTTATTTTAATTAACGGAATAACAAAAGGCGATTGGCTGCAAGCTTTGCTATTCGGTATTTCAGTTGCAGTAGGCTTAACTCCGGAAATGTTGCCGATGATTGTAACAACCAATCTTGTAAAAGGAGCGATTGATATGGCGAAGCGGGGAACCATTATCCGCAAGCTTAATGCGATGCAAAACTTCGGTGCTATTGATGTGCTATGTACGGATAAAACAGGAACGCTTACGCAGGATAAAATTGTTTTAGAATATCACTTGGGGATAGACGGAAAGTCAAATCAGCGAGTTTTGCGGCACGCGTATTTAAACAGTTATTATCAAACAGGGCTGCGAAATCTTTTGGACATAGCCATCGTCGAAGCTGCCAATGAGGAGCTGGACACTGCCTCATTTAAATATGAAAAGGTTGATGAAATTCCTTTTGACTTTCAACGGCGAAGAATGAGTGTTGTAGTGGCAAACCGCGAAGGAAAGACACAAATGATTGCCAAGGGCGCCATTGAAGAAATGCTTAGTATTTCAAGTTTTGTTGACCACGGTAATGATGTTCGCCCGCTGACAGAAGAAGAGCGGCAAAAAGTGTTGGCAACGGTAGACGAATTAAACAGTCAGGGTTTGCGCGTTCTCGGTGTTGCACAAAAAACAAACCCTCCCGCAGTGGGAAAGTTTTCCGTTAAGGACGAATCGGAAATGGTGTTGATAGGTTATTTGGCTTTTTTAGATCCGCCAAAGGAAACAACTTCAAAGGCTCTGGAAGCCCTGCACGAGCATCATGTTGATGTAAAAGTTCTCACCGGAGATAATGCCTTGGTTACCAAAGCTGTATGTGAACAAGTCGGTATTGAGTACGGCGAAATTATTCAAGGTGAACAATTACTCGGCTGCAGTGAAGAAGAGCTTCGCGAAATTGCACGAACTCATAATGTTTTTGTAAAGTTAAACCCGGGTCAAAAAGCAGCCCTCGTTCGCGCCTTAAGAGACGGCGGGCATGTAGTCGGATTTTTGGGAGACGGTATAAACGATTCGCCTGCAATGCGCGCCGCCGATGTTGCTATTTCCGTAGACAACGCAGTTGATATTGCAAAAGAGTCAGCAGATGTTATTCTTTTGGAGAAAGATTTAATGGTGCTCGAAGAAGGCATTGTTTCAGGGCGTGAAGTATTCGGAAACATTATGAAGTACATCAAAGCGACAACGAGTTCCAACTTCGGAAATATTTTTGCTTTGCTTTTAGCAAGTATTTGCTTGCCGTTTTTGCCGATGACTCCAATTCAATTATTGTTTTTAAATTTAGTATATGATATTTCCTGCATGTCAATTCCGTGGGACAAAATGGATAAAGAATATTTACGACAACCAAAAAAATGGAATGCATCAAGCATCAAAGATTTTATGATTTGGTTCGGCCCAACAAGCTCCATTTTTGATATTACAACTTTTATTATTTTATTTTTTGTATTAATACCCTCTGCTTTAGGCGGCACGTATTCTTCATTTACCGAAGCAGGACAAGAACATTTTGAATCCTTGTTTCACACGGGCTGGTTTATAATGAGCTTGTGGACACAAACATTAGTTCTTTATGCACTGCGCACACGAAAACTTCCGTTTGTAGAAAGCAGACCATCCTTTATTATGGCGACAATTACGTTATTGGGAATCTTTGTCGGAACACTTATTCCGTTTACGCATATCGGAAGTTTTTTAGAGCTCACCATTTTGCCGAATACATATTGGATACTATTAGCGTCAACAGTCGCCGCTTATCTTGTGCTGGTTACGATTGTAAAAAAGATTTACACAAAAAGATTTGGGGAGCTGTTGTAA
- a CDS encoding aminoacetone oxidase family FAD-binding enzyme, producing MKTIIVIGGGPAGMMAAYQASFNHNVILLESNAHCGRKLLLTGNGRCNVTNRREIENFLQHCSRSCRFLYSAFSQFDNYDLIKFFEDNNCPLIEEEDERMYPKTQKAQTVLDIFISLLKNRNVVIKYQTKAIDLIVDEKKIIGVKTDEQIINCDGLILATGGKSYPQTGSTGAGYQMLKKLEHSITDLYACEVPLVCQDAIIQTKELQGLSLQNVETSLIIDNKIRKSSRLNLLITHFGFSGPAALILSEAVSQHEVSKVTKTDCNLAVTHYKLDLDKSQSIAACLKQIQPKRWRDYLAAQIDFSLNLKLHQLSKEQKAVFNSLIFDHRFKLQGTLPIEKAFVTGGGLNTGELNPKTMKSKLIENLAVCGELLDCHGELGGYNLTIAMVTGYVAGKNF from the coding sequence ATGAAAACAATAATTGTAATTGGCGGCGGACCTGCCGGAATGATGGCTGCTTATCAGGCGAGTTTTAATCATAATGTAATTTTGTTGGAATCCAATGCGCACTGCGGTCGCAAATTATTACTGACAGGTAACGGCAGATGTAATGTAACTAATAGGCGGGAAATAGAAAATTTTTTGCAGCATTGCAGCCGCTCTTGCCGGTTTTTATATTCGGCGTTTAGTCAATTTGATAATTATGATTTAATAAAATTTTTTGAAGATAATAATTGTCCTCTGATTGAAGAGGAAGATGAACGCATGTATCCTAAAACACAAAAAGCGCAAACTGTGCTGGATATATTTATATCGCTTTTAAAAAACCGGAATGTTGTTATAAAATATCAAACAAAAGCCATCGACTTAATTGTTGATGAGAAAAAAATAATTGGCGTAAAAACCGATGAACAAATAATAAATTGCGACGGTCTTATTCTTGCTACCGGCGGTAAAAGTTATCCGCAAACAGGATCTACAGGAGCGGGCTATCAAATGTTAAAAAAACTCGAGCACAGCATTACAGACTTATATGCCTGCGAAGTGCCGCTTGTGTGTCAGGATGCAATTATTCAAACTAAAGAACTGCAAGGGCTTTCTCTGCAAAATGTTGAAACATCTTTAATCATCGATAATAAAATTCGAAAGTCTAGCAGGCTGAATTTGCTCATCACTCATTTTGGATTTAGCGGGCCGGCTGCACTTATCTTATCGGAGGCGGTAAGCCAGCATGAGGTAAGCAAAGTCACAAAGACGGATTGCAATTTGGCGGTAACGCATTATAAACTCGACTTGGACAAATCACAAAGTATTGCAGCTTGCTTAAAACAAATTCAGCCAAAACGCTGGCGGGATTATCTTGCCGCTCAAATTGATTTTAGTTTAAACTTAAAGCTTCACCAGTTAAGCAAAGAACAAAAAGCGGTTTTTAATAGTCTCATCTTTGATCATCGATTTAAATTGCAGGGAACTTTGCCGATTGAAAAAGCCTTTGTAACGGGCGGCGGATTAAACACCGGCGAGCTCAATCCGAAAACTATGAAATCAAAACTAATTGAAAACCTCGCAGTTTGCGGCGAGCTGCTTGATTGTCACGGAGAACTCGGCGGTTATAATTTAACCATTGCAATGGTTACCGGCTACGTTGCCGGAAAAAATTTTTGA